The proteins below come from a single bacterium genomic window:
- a CDS encoding prepilin-type N-terminal cleavage/methylation domain-containing protein produces MTNTCLPTGKKGLTLVELLITLVISSIIIGAAVALHIHNQRTFAKEEALTDARSNTRGGLGILIDDLRMAGCNPREAADFTPGIKSAYSDSIRIAIDIDTNGTVSRDDERRGYYLSGDNLYRYILPLAGGIDTIVVAENIDYLEFRYFDSNGTELLRPVDVSQLENIKSVKIVIVGRTAKEFSDHKDSGMYPNGQIYDDRYYRCWDSTYVRLRNL; encoded by the coding sequence ATACCTGTCTGCCAACAGGCAAGAAAGGACTAACACTTGTTGAATTACTTATCACACTTGTAATCTCAAGTATAATAATAGGAGCTGCTGTTGCGTTACACATACATAATCAAAGGACTTTTGCTAAAGAAGAAGCATTAACTGATGCCCGAAGCAATACAAGGGGAGGACTTGGGATTTTAATTGATGATTTGAGAATGGCTGGCTGTAATCCGAGGGAGGCAGCTGATTTTACACCCGGAATTAAGAGTGCATACTCTGATTCTATAAGGATAGCAATTGATATAGATACTAATGGCACAGTGAGCAGGGATGACGAGCGGCGTGGCTATTATCTATCTGGAGATAACCTTTACAGGTACATATTACCACTGGCAGGTGGGATAGATACTATAGTTGTTGCAGAAAATATAGATTACCTTGAGTTTAGGTATTTTGATTCTAACGGAACTGAATTATTAAGACCAGTTGATGTGTCACAGTTAGAAAATATCAAGTCAGTAAAAATTGTAATTGTGGGTAGGACAGCTAAAGAGTTTTCTGACCACAAAGACTCAGGTATGTACCCAAATGGACAAATATACGATGATAGATACTATAGGTGTTGGGACTCTACATATGTGAGACTCAGAAATTTATAG
- a CDS encoding FlgD immunoglobulin-like domain containing protein, which translates to MGLYICETQKFIDESKMIVFLFILSAFWSQTDWSGGSGQGTWANTTKYFSGSNIDCTRLPGNILLNAPNGWNGTGQLNATGIWAFVGGSNSKFWSAMSPDIATLIYAAGDSAALKGFVFKSADGGNSWINAGIPACNWVHDIIEIGQDTILAATSAGVFRSTNGGVSWSPTSLTIATHCLLRSRLGVLYAGTEGGAVYKSLDDGINWSNTGTLTNATSIWTLIEASGDTLYAGGTKNPTGPVDELVCVFKSANGGISWGDVSFNTKDKRVYSMIQAQNLTIYAGTGPDSGEVWKTQNGGATWTRTQHLPYAEAVYSLLQSDKGTIYAGTGTLAGYLYKSTDGQNWTYETINTTVSCIYSLLQTNNGFLYAGTIKGVGSTTAVWKAGYFSTGQLKSSSYLASTTNQVDYDTVTWDADLHGGSIQVWIRTNTGPDMYGVDSFRVMTSGDTIPTQFNNKGYIQYQVKLATPNNDSTPVFKYIKISYTCPSRIELTCESQNDYVLFDGLPNPFNPDRVGTRISYKLPAKSSVSLKIYDFTGRLIRTLVNQSQPPGYYTVEWDGRQDNRMRVASGVYFYRLATPSFSEAKKIILIR; encoded by the coding sequence TTGGGACTCTACATATGTGAGACTCAGAAATTTATAGATGAAAGCAAAATGATTGTATTCCTTTTTATTTTGTCTGCTTTCTGGTCACAAACTGACTGGTCAGGTGGGAGTGGCCAAGGGACTTGGGCTAATACTACAAAATATTTTAGTGGCTCAAATATTGATTGTACAAGGCTTCCTGGCAATATTTTGCTTAATGCACCAAACGGCTGGAATGGGACTGGACAACTTAATGCGACCGGCATTTGGGCATTTGTTGGGGGCAGCAATTCTAAATTTTGGAGTGCAATGTCTCCTGACATTGCAACACTAATTTATGCGGCCGGCGATAGCGCTGCCCTTAAAGGGTTTGTATTTAAATCAGCGGATGGTGGAAACAGCTGGATAAATGCTGGAATACCCGCATGTAATTGGGTGCATGACATTATAGAAATAGGACAGGATACAATTTTAGCAGCTACAAGTGCAGGTGTGTTTAGGTCAACAAATGGAGGTGTAAGTTGGAGCCCTACTTCGCTTACTATTGCTACACATTGTCTGCTGCGTTCAAGATTAGGTGTCCTATATGCAGGAACAGAAGGAGGTGCCGTTTATAAGTCACTTGATGATGGAATAAATTGGTCAAATACAGGAACCTTGACTAATGCTACTTCTATATGGACACTGATTGAGGCAAGTGGTGATACCTTATATGCTGGAGGAACAAAGAACCCAACAGGACCAGTAGATGAGCTTGTATGTGTATTTAAGTCAGCTAACGGGGGGATAAGCTGGGGTGATGTTAGCTTTAACACCAAAGATAAGCGTGTGTATTCAATGATACAAGCACAAAATTTAACAATTTATGCAGGAACAGGACCGGACTCAGGTGAAGTATGGAAAACACAAAATGGTGGTGCGACCTGGACACGTACACAACACTTACCTTATGCGGAAGCTGTCTACTCTTTATTACAGAGCGACAAGGGAACAATCTATGCAGGAACAGGAACGTTAGCAGGTTATCTGTATAAATCAACAGATGGGCAAAACTGGACGTACGAAACGATAAACACAACTGTTAGTTGCATATACTCTTTGTTACAAACAAATAATGGATTCTTATATGCTGGCACAATCAAGGGGGTAGGCAGTACCACAGCTGTCTGGAAGGCTGGCTATTTCTCTACAGGACAGCTTAAGTCGTCAAGCTACTTAGCGAGTACTACAAATCAGGTTGATTATGATACAGTAACTTGGGATGCAGATTTACACGGTGGAAGTATTCAAGTATGGATTAGGACTAATACCGGCCCTGATATGTATGGAGTAGACTCTTTTCGTGTAATGACAAGTGGTGATACGATACCGACTCAATTCAACAATAAGGGATATATACAGTACCAGGTCAAATTAGCTACACCAAACAATGACTCTACACCTGTATTTAAGTATATAAAGATAAGTTATACCTGTCCTAGCAGGATAGAACTGACCTGTGAGTCACAAAATGACTATGTGTTATTTGATGGTTTACCTAATCCGTTTAATCCAGACAGAGTTGGGACACGAATCAGTTACAAACTACCTGCTAAAAGTAGTGTATCACTTAAAATATACGATTTCACAGGTAGACTTATAAGAACACTCGTAAATCAAAGTCAACCACCCGGTTATTATACAGTTGAATGGGATGGGAGGCAAGACAACAGAATGAGAGTAGCGTCTGGAGTATATTTCTATAGACTTGCTACCCCATCCTTCTCGGAGGCTAAAAAAATAATCCTTATCCGGTAA
- a CDS encoding FlgD immunoglobulin-like domain containing protein, with the protein MIGYNAGSNTVEVHTNSASEWLADFLIACVDSYVTDLETYKVLPGPPYSDHASFWDEGYNALCSHEYDFNPEYHTTGDLIITLKNTGTAKAKGVSATLITADPYVTVNVGAGNCVDIEPDSTANLSPLNVWRFGSDGSVTEEGWYIDDIYVGPHTGVELSEYTPSSFAILQNRPNPFTKSSVISYQLPVKCHVSLKIYDCADRFIRTLVDDNKKPGYYSVKWDCYDSSGRRVPSGVYFYRFESNRFNKTMKLLLCRRNL; encoded by the coding sequence ATGATAGGCTACAATGCAGGTAGTAATACTGTTGAAGTACACACTAACAGCGCTTCTGAATGGCTTGCCGATTTCCTTATAGCATGTGTAGATAGCTATGTTACAGATTTAGAAACCTACAAAGTGCTACCCGGGCCTCCGTATAGTGACCATGCTTCTTTCTGGGATGAAGGCTACAATGCTCTATGTTCACATGAGTATGATTTCAATCCTGAGTATCACACTACTGGTGATTTAATAATTACTTTGAAGAATACCGGGACAGCAAAAGCAAAAGGAGTAAGTGCAACTCTAATCACAGCTGACCCATATGTTACTGTGAATGTAGGGGCTGGAAACTGTGTAGATATAGAACCTGATTCAACAGCTAATCTCTCCCCTCTAAATGTATGGCGGTTTGGTAGTGATGGCTCTGTAACTGAAGAGGGTTGGTACATTGATGATATTTATGTTGGACCTCATACTGGAGTAGAACTAAGCGAATATACTCCTTCAAGTTTTGCTATCTTACAGAATAGACCAAACCCATTTACAAAGTCATCAGTTATTAGTTACCAGTTGCCAGTTAAATGTCATGTAAGCTTAAAGATTTACGACTGTGCAGATAGATTTATTAGAACTCTTGTTGATGATAATAAGAAACCTGGCTATTATTCAGTTAAGTGGGATTGCTATGACTCTTCTGGGAGGAGAGTCCCTTCCGGAGTGTACTTCTACAGATTTGAAAGCAATAGATTTAATAAAACTATGAAGCTATTACTTTGTAGGAGGAACCTTTAA
- a CDS encoding adenosine-specific kinase: MEIKIVEIDKPSDVNFILGQSHFIKTVEDLHEALISSVPGIKFGIGFCESSGPRLVRWSGNDDELITLAKNNALNIGAGHSFIIFIRNAFPMNLLPRIKAVPEVCSIFCATANTTQVIIGETEKGRAILGIVDGLSTTGIESEKEIKERKKFLRDIGYKL, from the coding sequence ATGGAAATTAAAATTGTCGAAATTGACAAGCCAAGCGATGTAAACTTCATACTTGGGCAGTCTCATTTTATAAAGACTGTCGAAGACTTACATGAAGCCCTAATATCAAGCGTTCCTGGTATCAAGTTTGGGATAGGATTTTGTGAATCCTCGGGTCCTAGACTTGTAAGATGGTCTGGTAATGATGATGAACTCATCACACTTGCAAAAAATAACGCCCTAAATATTGGGGCTGGGCATTCATTTATTATTTTTATCCGTAATGCTTTCCCAATGAATTTATTGCCAAGAATAAAGGCAGTACCGGAAGTTTGTAGTATATTTTGTGCTACTGCAAATACAACTCAAGTCATTATAGGAGAGACAGAAAAAGGTAGGGCTATACTTGGTATTGTTGATGGCTTATCTACTACTGGAATAGAAAGTGAAAAAGAAATAAAAGAGAGAAAGAAATTCCTTAGAGATATTGGATATAAACTATAA
- the upp gene encoding uracil phosphoribosyltransferase has translation MIKVIRHPVAELELSIIRERSIPSATFRAGIDKITEILMLELIKGARIYNYVLDTVLVPILRAGIFMLPGAIKFLPASKIGLIGLKREVSPQDDKTLVPHTYYVNLPQKLSTVVILDPMLATGGTMVKACEILKGYGANSIYALTIVCAPQGVKLVEKMVPELELLTVSVDKGLDKNGYIVPGIGDVGDRLFGR, from the coding sequence ATGATTAAAGTAATTAGACATCCAGTTGCTGAGTTAGAGCTCTCAATAATAAGGGAGAGAAGTATACCATCAGCTACATTTAGGGCAGGTATTGATAAGATAACAGAAATCCTAATGCTTGAGCTTATAAAAGGAGCCCGCATATATAATTATGTGCTGGATACTGTCCTTGTCCCTATTTTACGGGCAGGAATTTTCATGCTTCCGGGTGCTATCAAATTTTTACCAGCATCAAAAATAGGGCTTATAGGATTAAAAAGGGAGGTATCACCTCAAGATGATAAGACACTTGTGCCTCATACTTATTATGTAAATTTACCCCAAAAATTAAGCACCGTCGTAATCCTTGACCCAATGCTTGCTACAGGTGGGACAATGGTAAAGGCGTGCGAAATATTAAAGGGCTATGGTGCAAATTCTATTTACGCGCTTACTATCGTTTGTGCGCCTCAAGGGGTAAAGCTTGTTGAGAAAATGGTGCCAGAACTTGAGCTTCTGACTGTATCAGTAGATAAAGGGCTTGATAAGAACGGTTATATTGTTCCCGGTATAGGAGATGTAGGGGATAGGCTGTTTGGGCGGTAA